One Rosa chinensis cultivar Old Blush chromosome 5, RchiOBHm-V2, whole genome shotgun sequence genomic region harbors:
- the LOC112166173 gene encoding cationic amino acid transporter 8, vacuolar has protein sequence MDSQPQPEQQDPEPRSYWKRWTKQDFFPEPTFRNLSSYKDALSHTPSRLKDRLLNRSSDTFELLHLPKQSEHHMHRCLTWWDLIWLGFGSVVGSGIFVITGEATLLAGPAIVLSYAISGLSALLSVLCYTEFAVEVPVAGGSFSYLRIELGDFVAFIAAGNILLEAMVGAAGLGRSWTSYLASMINTDNTDFLRFRVSSLPDGFNLLDPIAVVVLLVANGIAMSGTARTSMLNWIASIASALVILFIIVVGFIYGKTENLRPFFPYGAEGVFKAAAVVYWSYTGFDMVANLAEEVKQPSKDIPVGLIGSMSLITVIYCLMALALVMMQKYTEVSADAAYSVAFTAIGMNWAKYLVSICALKGMTTSLLVGSLGQARYTTQIARSHMISPWFALVHPRTGTPIYATMLVTIASAIVAFFTSLDVLSSVFSFSTLSIFMCVAIALLVRRYYVKDLTAKNDLVKFLASLFVIIGSSIAIAALWNTDVRGWVWYVVAGVIWFSGTLWMALLPKQRVAKVWSVPLVPWVPALSIGINLFLIGSLGYDAFLRFAICTAVMVVYYLFVGVHATYDVAHQIERQESRTEEGSASQRVLL, from the coding sequence ATGGATTCCCAACCGCAACCGGAGCAGCAAGACCCAGAACCCAGAAGCTACTGGAAAAGATGGACCAAGCAGGACTTCTTCCCGGAACCCACTTTCCGCAACTTGAGTTCCTACAAAGACGCCCTCTCCCACACCCCCTCCCGCCTCAAAGACCGCCTCCTCAACCGCTCCTCCGACACCTTCGAGCTCCTCCACCTCCCAAAGCAAAGCGAGCACCACATGCACCGCTGCCTCACCTGGTGGGACCTCATCTGGCTCGGCTTCGGCTCCGTCGTCGGCTCGGGCATTTTTGTCATCACCGGCGAGGCCACTCTCCTAGCCGGACCCGCCATTGTATTGTCCTACGCCATCTCCGGCCTCTCGGCTCTGCTCTCTGTCCTCTGCTATACAGAATTCGCCGTCGAAGTTCCTGTTGCCGGAGGATCTTTCTCGTATCTTCGGATAGAATTGGGAGACTTCGTTGCGTTCATTGCAGCCGGGAATATTCTCCTCGAGGCCATGGTGGGGGCGGCTGGGTTGGGCCGGTCGTGGACTTCTTACTTGGCCAGCATGATCAACACCGACAACACCGACTTTCTGAGGTTTCGGGTAAGCTCTCTGCCTGATGGGTTCAATCTGTTGGACCCAATTGCTGTTGTGGTGCTTCTGGTTGCTAATGGTATAGCAATGAGCGGGACGGCTCGGACTTCGATGCTGAATTGGATTGCTTCTATTGCTAGTGCATTGGTTATTCTGTTTATTATAGTCGTGGGTTTTATTTACGGCAAGACTGAGAATCTGCGCCCTTTTTTCCCGTATGGGGCAGAGGGTGTTTTCAAGGCTGCGGCTGTAGTTTATTGGTCTTATACTGGTTTTGACATGGTTGCGAACCTTGCGGAGGAAGTTAAGCAGCCCTCGAAGGATATACCAGTGGGTTTGATTGGTTCTATGAGTCTGATCACTGTGATTTATTGCTTGATGGCTTTGGCTTTGGTTATGATGCAGAAGTACACTGAGGTTAGTGCAGATGCTGCCTATTCGGTTGCTTTTACGGCTATTGGGATGAATTGGGCTAAGTATTTAGTGAGTATATGTGCCCTTAAGGGAATGACTACAAGCTTGCTGGTTGGATCTCTTGGGCAAGCTAGGTATACCACACAGATTGCAAGATCTCATATGATTTCACCCTGGTTCGCTCTGGTTCACCCGAGAACTGGAACCCCCATTTATGCTACTATGTTGGTGACCATAGCAAGTGCAATTGTGGCCTTCTTTACTAGTCTGGATGTGCTGTCGAGTGTGTTTTCTTTCAGTACACTCTCTATTTTCATGTGTGTGGCTATTGCATTGCTTGTGAGGCGGTATTATGTTAAGGATCTGACAGCTAAAAACGACCTGGTCAAGTTTCTTGCAAGTTTATTTGTTATAATTGGTTCTTCAATCGCAATTGCTGCACTTTGGAACACAGATGTGCGAGGTTGGGTTTGGTATGTTGTGGCTGGTGTGATTTGGTTTTCTGGGACTTTGTGGATGGCATTGCTTCCCAAGCAAAGAGTTGCCAAGGTTTGGAGTGTTCCACTAGTTCCATGGGTGCCGGCATTGTCCATTGGAATTAATCTCTTCCTCATTGGGTCTCTGGGTTATGATgcattcttgaggtttgccatTTGCACTGCAGTAATGGTTGTCTACTATTTGTTTGTTGGTGTGCATGCGACATATGATGTTGCCCACCAGATTGAGCGGCAAGAATCAAGAACTGAGGAGGGAAGTGCCAGTCAACGGGTACTGCTGTAG